The Oncorhynchus mykiss isolate Arlee chromosome 17, USDA_OmykA_1.1, whole genome shotgun sequence genomic interval gtgcaggctttgcctacagtcgtattaaaccatgagccactcttgagtggacagggagggagtgttcatgacaggagggaggctatgttcagtgcaggctttgcgtACAGTCGTATTACGAGACACCCGAAATAAAGGCACCACGGCTGGGAAATCCCCACCAAGTACCAAAAAGGGGAGCCTTATTTTTGGccattgtaggacttttttggaaacacaccattccccaccagtgacagagcataggctatggtctttgttagggaagcaagcctctgagtggaaggctcttatgcgcgctcagctccactgggcaaatggcaggggcgcctatgagaaagcaggggtgtgtccacggccggcgaattagcttagcttcgtcttcataagagggaaagggctctccaccccctcattcGTTTGTGAGAAGCAGCGAGACATCAGCATCATGCCCGAGCCAGCAAAGTCCGCGCCCAAGAAGGGCTCCAAGAAAGCCGTCACCAAGACCGCAGGGAAAGGCGGCAAGAAACGCCGAAAGTCGAGGAAGGAGAGCTACGCCATTTACGTGTACAAAGTCCTGAAGCAGGTCCACCCCGATACCGGCATCTCCTCCAAGGCCATGGGAATCATGAACTCGTTCGTGAACGACATCTTCGAGCGTATCGCCGGAGAGTCGTCTCGCCTGGCCCACTACAACAAGCGTTCCACCATCACCTCCAGGGAGATCCAGACCGCAGTGCGCCTGCTGCTCCCCGGAGAGCTGGCCAAGCACGCAGTGTCCGAGGGCACCAAGGCCGTGACCAAGTACACCAGCTCCAAGTAAACAGCCCATTTGGAGTGCTGTAgtaacccaaaggctcttttaggCTCTCTTAATTttgatgccaggagttcctctggaggaacaccctcccccccgttcagctcaaacggtggcgcatggaacgcaaaaatattcttaaaaatatttaacctccacacattaacaagtccaatagctcaaatgaaagataaacaccttgttcatctacccagcatgtcagatttttaaaatgttttacggcgaaaacacaccacacatttatattagaccaccaccgaaacaaagacaagcggcagccattttgtcccagaaaatataaaattataaaagcaggattaaaaaataaatcgctcactaaccttttgaaaatcttcatcagatgacagtgataggacatgttacacagtacattttttttttttcaataatatgccatatatatccataaatgtccatttacagtgtactcatgttcagaaattactcaaaaatgcccgcaggaaacctaggtagctcggcaagataacgtaaatagacatcataaactttggctaaatatacatgttctacatatagttagaaagatacactgcttctttatgcaaccgctgtgttagatttatttttaacgttacagaaatcgcacactatttcatatgctgaggcagcgctcagttccaagctacatttccacgtaatgttggagtcaacagaaacacagatttaagcataaatattcccttaccttcgatggtcttcgttcagaatgttctggaagggttcatacttacccaatacatcgtttggtttcaagtcttgcgtctttgtattagctactgctaataacatcagctgaaatgcacccaaaacgtcctccggtccggataagttgcgcatcaaaacttcaaaattacacattatatgtcgactaaacaggtcaaactaagtgcagaagcaagctttatgatgttttagacgtgcaaaacaaacttcaattcaaccgggcatcgtttgctcttcccaggagtgctggaacaaaggaatggctgtgaccaattcgcgccctaacgcacaggtttttttattgcgacacttactccaatcactcctatagggccaattctcgcgcgatttgaacgattgaacgctccaaagaaagaggacatctagtggaagagatggaaagtgtccccagatccataagtggtcgggaagggtgggggcatgacgtcaaagttgctccaactttcatggccacaaaaactagtttggaagaatgcatgccctgtgagttctgctatacttacagacataattccaacggttttagaagctttagagtgttttctatccaataataattattatatgcatatattagcaattttttatatagtttttttcagtttactaggggtacccaatttctccaaagggggcgtaaatctgccatgCCCTCAAAAGGTTAAGAGCCACCCACCCTGTCAGTGAAAAAAGCAAatccatatatgtgtgtgtgtgtgtgtgtgtgtggaggacatgtcaaaaaggggggagagggaataaaTGATGCTGACATGAACAGGGTAGGAATGTGTGCATGGCAGTATAACGCAGTGAGTGGGATTCCACTCGTGCTCCGATGACTGGAGCCTGTGTAACAGTGTAACTTTaggccgaaccagggaccctctgcacacatcatcaacaacagtctcagagcaagtgacgtcaccgattgaaactagccgtttcacatcccttacacacacctgtacaagagggaggaggagagagaagaagaggctccaaatctctctctctctaggcctatATCAGGGCGGACAAGCACATGGGGCGCCAGCCTCCATAGCGCCGGCCGCACAGCCAGACACCAAGACCCACAGACACAAAGACCGGCACGAGTGAGTCACGCTGCGGAGTCAAGCGAGGAAGGACTGCGAGAAGGCCacaagcctatctctctctctctctctctctctctctctgacacgcttttgaaagagacacacagacagagagagagactacctagcacaagaaaacacacaggctccaaatccaactaataaactcatactaataaaacatcacacacacacacacaaagtgcaaGTAAGCATGTCGTTGGACAGTGTATTATTTCTCGTTTGCCTCCTGGACACATGACGAATACAACGTGAAACTAGTCTCAGCCAGGCCTCACAAGTGCATGTGTTTTAAGGTCCCCAAAAGAGCTCTCCTTTAAAACACCAAGGAGCACATCAGGGGACGCCAAACCATTTGATTCCCTTGCCAGACATCTCGGCTCACTCCACAATCAATGGTGCTCGCAATCGGATGCACTTTTAGGCCATTTAGGAGACAAATAGCACAGGAAAAGCAGTGCGCACCGCTCCACCCGACAGTCGAACGGTGAGGTTTTGAGCGAGTCGCAGCAAAATGCACGGGGCTTCTGCAGCCCACATGACTTTATTCTGAACGGACACAAGTCTGCTCGCTGGGCCGTTCGCTTTTGGGCCAAAAACGCGGCTCCGTCGGTGACTTTTGGCCCGATATTGGCGACCAGAAAACACAAGTGAAAGAGCATTTGGCCAGCCCGGAGAAGCCGAGCTGGGTGGCTTGAGTCTACATGGTTCTCATGTCGCGTTTAAGGCCAGCCCCCTGCACGGTGTGGAGCTTCAATAGCGCAGAGCAGCGTCTACAGCAAAGTACTCCTCCTCACAGACTACCGTagtgttgtaagtgtgtgtgtttaccggacCGAACGACAGACATGGCAGAAGTCGCACCAGCACCCGCCGCCGCCGCGCCGGCCAAGGCACCCAAGAAGAAGGCAGCAGCCAAGCCCAAGAAAGCGGGACCCAGCGTAGGCGAGCTCATCGTCAAGGCGGTGTCCGCCTCCAAGGAGAGGAGCGGCGTGTCCCTGGCCGCGCTCAAGAAGTCTCTGGCGGCAGGCGGCTACGACGTGGAGAAGAACAACTCCCGTGTCAAGATCGCCGTCAAGAGCCTCGTCACCAAGGGCACCCTGGTCCAGACTAAGGGCACCGGTGCTTCCGGCTCCTTCAAGATCAACAAGAAGGCCGTCGAGGCAAAGAAGCCCGCCAAGAAAGCCGCAGCCCCCAAAGCTAAGAAGGTGGCCGCCAAGAAGCCCGCCGCCGCCAAGAAGCCCAAGAAGGTAGCAGCCAAGAAGGCCGTGGCCGCAAAGAAGTCCCCCAAGAAGGCCAAGAAGCCCGCTACACCCAAAAAGGCCGCCAAGAGCCCAAAGAAGGTGAAGAAGCCCGCCGCAGCGGCCAAGAAAGCGGCCAAGAGCCCCAAGAAGGCTACCAAGGCAGCGAAGCCCAAAGCCGCCAAGCCCAAGGCGGCCAAGGCCAAGAAGGCAGCCCCCAAGAAGAAGTAAACCTATTACAAACAGTGTTCTTTCTACTCGACACATGTTGTTACCacaaaaggctcttttaagagccacccacctctttccataaaagcgcatgtcattccattccacctacctacccgtggtgcaaaataaatgaaatgaatgacttttacgcaccacattttggagtggctaaatggctttacatttgtcactcaagagtgcagcaccctcaccagtcaacattgttgtgatgtgttagaaTTGGCATGTCACATTGATCCTGATAATAATAAGCATACATACTATAGTGGGTTGGACAGCAGCCATTTGTATTATGAGCCACTCTCGAATTGATTGATACATGTTTCAGTGATTTGAGTTGTCACTTTGGCGCTCCCGCCAACGTGAAAAAGTAACAAAAGTCGGAGGGAAACAGAGTAGCCTAGCCCTCGtcactctgctgcctgcctgcctgcgggcgggtgggtgggggcgggcttagggctgactgcctgtctgtctgtccctccctcactccaattGGATAAGGCCACACCGGTCCGGTGGCCAATCGATGGCTTTTGTGGCGAGGTATAAGTAAGACTCTCGAGGTGGCCAGCGGCTCATTCAGACtttctgtgacatactgaagctacCAATATGAGCGGAAGAGGCAAAACCGGAGGCAAGGCCAGGGCGAAGGCAAAGACACGTTCATCCCGTGCCGGGCTCCAGTTCCCCGTGGGCCGTGTGCACAGGCTGCTGCGTAAAGGCAACTACGCCGAGCGTGTGGGCGCTGGCGCACCAGTGTACCTGGCCGCAGTGCTCGAGTACCTGACTGCTGAGATCCTGGAGTTGGCCGGAAACGCTGCCCGTGACAACAAGAAGACTCGTATCATCCCCCGTCACCTGCAGCTGGCAGTCCGTAACGACGAGGAGCTGAACAAACTGCTTGGCGGCGTGACCATCGCGCAGGGTGGTGTTCTGCCCAACATCCAGGCAGTGCTGCTCCCCAAGAAGACTGAGAAGGCCGTCAAAGCCAAGTAAAATCGCTGGTGCGGCTGCAACTTGACTACTCaacccccaaaggctcttttaagagccaaccACCTAGCTCAACAAAAGCGCAAAGTGTCCTTTCTATGCCT includes:
- the LOC118940460 gene encoding histone H1-like, which produces MAEVAPAPAAAAPAKAPKKKAAAKPKKAGPSVGELIVKAVSASKERSGVSLAALKKSLAAGGYDVEKNNSRVKIAVKSLVTKGTLVQTKGTGASGSFKINKKAVEAKKPAKKAAAPKAKKVAAKKPAAAKKPKKVAAKKAVAAKKSPKKAKKPATPKKAAKSPKKVKKPAAAAKKAAKSPKKATKAAKPKAAKPKAAKAKKAAPKKK